A stretch of Ranitomeya variabilis isolate aRanVar5 chromosome 3, aRanVar5.hap1, whole genome shotgun sequence DNA encodes these proteins:
- the ZBTB39 gene encoding zinc finger and BTB domain-containing protein 39, with translation MGMRIKLNSSDHPSNLLRELNKCRLSGTLCDVNIVVGNRTFAAHKAVLGSATVYFQKLFSSTELDVARSYVVDFITATNFEKVLNFIYTSELFTDLINVGVIYEVAEKLGMEDLINACHATFPDLEGSSGQKYQCSVSSSEGRSGASVEPSLVDSKGNGLDNHILPIDKTFNTPGEGICSFKGEDQEATVNQAGQFPLPAKTEEQSTSARFQSSHCSVNTGFVPTSTCPPYKTQNGEFNKTGYFPGDSSVSGNSKESTGGFEAMGDLHLDELEEEELQFDEAGDEDSGPSGEIIELSDGSEDELLLFGQGESRSGKAMPCQVCKKVLEPNLQHIRQHAREHIELRNGSCKVCQARFHDRGAMITHVLSHIGIFLFSCDMCEDKFFSQWQLSLHRGQEGVTSEHNIIVHPGQPLPGEVNSFMGTELPCGACHRTMLRDFHSVRSHALEHLNTKNLSCGLCEQRHLTLCGLMWHVLSHMSISVFSCSVCASSFLDRHLLEKHMTVHQSLDEALFRCHLCSQGFKSEITYRQHLNQHRCGSNPADRPGYSEFTQLQASMAKRKVPEDFSVDDHSVTGQPVHSKYTCKVCGKCFSHTSEFNYHRRIHTGEKPYQCKVCHKFFRGRSTIKCHLKTHAGALMYRCTVCGHYSSTLNLMGEHIAVHRGNLPSDFTIDQTFMYTIHSKETDKSADS, from the coding sequence ATGGGTATGCGAATCAAACTAAACAGCAGCGACCACCCCAGCAATCTGCTACGTGAGCTGAATAAGTGTCGTTTGTCAGGGACACTATGTGATGTTAATATCGTTGTTGGAAACCGGACTTTTGCTGCTCATAAAGCTGTGCTTGGTTCTGCCACCGTTTATTTCCAAAAATTGTTTTCAAGCACGGAGTTAGATGTTGCTCGATCATATGTggtggacttcatcacagcaaccaATTTTGAGAAAGTTCTTAACTTTATCTACACCTCAGAACTATTTACTGACCTTATTAATGTGGGAGTCATCTATGAAGTTGCTGAAAAGCTTGGCATGGAGGACTTAATAAATGCTTGTCATGCAACGTTTCCTGATCTTGAAGGTTCCTCAGGTCAGAAATATCAATGCTCAGTTTCCTCTAGTGAAGGACGTTCCGGCGCATCAGTTGAACCCAGTCTAGTGGATTCTAAGGGCAATGGGCTGGATAATCACATCCTTCCTATAGACAAAACTTTTAACACACCAGGAGAGGGAATTTGTTCATTCAAAGGTGAAGACCAAGAGGCAACTGTGAATCAAGCAGGACAATTTCCACTGCCAGCAAAAACTGAAGAGCAGAGCACCTCAGCGAGGTTCCAGTCCTCTCATTGCTCAGTGAACACTGGATTTGTTCCAACAAGTACTTGCCCTCCTTATAaaactcaaaatggtgaatttaacAAAACTGGTTACTTTCCCGGTGACTCCTCTGTTAGTGGAAATTCTAAAGAATCTACTGGGGGTTTTGAAGCAATGGGTGACCTCCACCTTGATGAATTAGAAGAGGAAGAGTTACAGTTTGATGAAGCAGGTGATGAAGACTCAGGGCCATCTGGGGAAATCATCGAGTTGAGTGATGGTAGTGAAGATGAGCTGTTATTATTTGGTCAGGGAGAAAGTCGAAGTGGCAAAGCCATGCCATGCCAAGTGTGCAAGAAAGTGTTGGAGCCTAACCTGCAGCATATCCGCCAACATGCTCGTGAACACATAGAGCTGCGGAACGGTAGTTGCAAAGTCTGTCAGGCCCGGTTCCACGACCGGGGTGCTATGATTACTCATGTTTTATCGCACATTGGAATTTTTCTTTTCTCTTGTGATATGTGTGAAGACAAGTTTTTCAGCCAGTGGCAACTCTCACTTCACAGAGGACAAGAAGGTGTTACATCAGAACATAATATAATTGTTCATCCAGGTCAGCCTCTTCCCGGGGAGGTGAATTCATTTATGGGAACTGAGTTGCCATGTGGTGCATGTCATAGGACCATGTTACGAGATTTTCATTCTGTACGTTCTCATGCTTTGGAGCACCTTAACACCAAGAACCTGTCCTGTGGATTGTGTGAGCAGCGACACTTAACACTTTGTGGTCTTATGTGGCATGTCCTATCTCACATGTCTATATCTGTCTTCTCCTGTTCTGTCTGTGCTAGTAGCTTCCTTGATCGTCACTTACTGGAGAAACATATGACAGTCCACCAGAGCTTAGATGAAGCATTGTTTCGCTGTCATCTTTGTTCCCAAGGTTTCAAGTCTGAAATAACTTACCGACAGCACCTGAACCAGCATCGTTGTGGTAGTAATCCAGCGGATCGTCCTGGATATTCTGAATTTACACAACTTCAAGCTTCAATGGCAAAGAGAAAAGTTCCAGAGGATTTTTCAGTAGACGATCATTCAGTGACTGGACAACCAGTCCATAGCAAATATACGTGTAAGGTTTGTGGAAAGTGCTTTTCTCACACCAGTGAGTTTAATTACCACCGTCGAATTCATACTGGAGAAAAGCCATATCAGTGCAAAGTGTGTCACAAGTTCTTCCGAGGCCGTTCTACCATCAAGTGCCACTTGAAGACACATGCAGGGGCCCTAATGTACCGATGTACTGTGTGTGGACACTACAGCTCCACTTTGAACCTCATGGGCGAGCACATTGCAGTGCACCGAGGCAACCTGCCTTCAGACTTTACCATTGACCAAACATTTATGTATACAATTCACTCCAAAGAAACAGACAAGAGTGCCGACAGCTGA